A section of the Candidatus Methylacidiphilales bacterium genome encodes:
- a CDS encoding CPXCG motif-containing cysteine-rich protein translates to MSGPEFAGYPVFMMAEGSVQCPYCGETYTTFADTGQGTHSTIEDCPVCCRPIQLTIECDSGEVTSIQIERC, encoded by the coding sequence TTTGCAGGCTATCCTGTATTCATGATGGCCGAAGGCAGCGTCCAGTGTCCTTATTGCGGGGAAACCTACACCACATTTGCGGACACCGGCCAAGGCACTCATTCTACAATTGAAGATTGCCCGGTCTGCTGCCGCCCGATTCAACTCACCATCGAATGCGATTCCGGCGAAGTCACATCCATTCAAATCGAGCGTTGCTGA
- the secA gene encoding preprotein translocase subunit SecA: MLQWFISKIVGTQNQRQVRKMLPAVQRINEFEQLYQGLSDTELQAKTQEFRDRLQKGETVDQLLPEAFATVKNCCRRFTQARRIIDVRGQPILWEMVPFDVQLIGGMVLHQGKIAEMATGEGKTLVATLPTYLNALAGTGVHVVTVNDYLAARDAEWMGEIYRFLGLTVGCLQNGQSPEERRQQYAADITYGTNSEFGFDYLRDNGLATRVEEQVQRGHAYAIIDEVDSILIDEARTPLIISGPATVSTHQYDKFKPGVSSLVKKQNAYLTEIANEGKKLMDEGKSAEAGRLLFKVKTGMPRNKVLLKAMEDPDMRRAIDDAELELYQDSRRTELYKLKEELYFSIEEKSNEADLSEMGRTFLNPGDPDAFVMPDLITLNHDIEHNPALSPEEKEMAKQEAQLKYDDANQRIHNIAQLLRAYCVFEKDVHYVIQENKVLIVDEYTGRLMPGRRWSDGLHQAVEAKEGVKIDRETQTLATITIQNYFRLYEKLAGMTGTAETEANEFRDIYRLDVLVIPTNQPCVRADSDDLIFKTRREKLGALIDEIKRRHTKGQPMLVGTASVESSEIISRMLRRENIPHTVLNAKFHQQEAEIVARAGQRGSVTIATNMAGRGTDIKLGAGIADLGGLHVIGTERHESRRIDRQLRGRCARQGDPGSSQFYISFEDDLMRNFGDSRRISTMMTRLGMEDNEGLAHPWLNKTVENAQKRVEQRNYQIRKHTLQYDDVMNQQRTVIYTFRTDILTAENTRQEVFDVVDDVVQQETAMRIDGPQPDIDGLLKWLNSAMPLGLNRTDIDWSQPVEKTVLAVKERVRAAYETKVKFENPEAVISLERYIILNAIDRLWQEHLYAMDGLRTSIGLRAHGQKDPLIEYKQEGYEMFAELMANIKREIVNNLFRSSTSLTAFEQFLQALPQKFLHAEMPGISGLLSGTGPAQGPVEDLTAVPSEEPAADIALPVHRAGPKLGRNDPCPLDPKKKFKNCCGATGQKFCSRVG; this comes from the coding sequence ATGCTTCAATGGTTCATCAGCAAGATCGTCGGGACCCAAAACCAGCGCCAAGTCCGGAAAATGCTGCCGGCAGTCCAGCGTATCAATGAGTTTGAACAGTTGTACCAGGGCCTTTCCGACACCGAACTCCAGGCCAAAACCCAGGAGTTCCGGGACCGCCTCCAAAAAGGGGAAACCGTCGATCAGTTGCTGCCGGAAGCCTTTGCCACCGTCAAAAATTGCTGCCGCCGCTTCACCCAGGCCCGGCGGATCATTGATGTCCGGGGCCAGCCCATCCTCTGGGAAATGGTTCCATTCGATGTCCAGCTCATAGGCGGCATGGTGCTGCACCAGGGCAAAATTGCCGAAATGGCCACCGGCGAAGGCAAAACCCTGGTGGCCACGCTTCCCACCTATCTCAACGCCCTGGCCGGAACGGGCGTACATGTGGTCACCGTCAACGATTACCTCGCCGCCCGCGACGCCGAGTGGATGGGCGAAATTTACCGCTTTCTCGGACTGACAGTCGGCTGCCTCCAAAACGGCCAGAGCCCCGAGGAACGGCGCCAGCAGTACGCGGCTGACATCACCTACGGCACCAATTCGGAATTCGGCTTCGATTACCTGCGCGACAACGGCCTTGCCACCCGCGTCGAAGAACAGGTCCAGCGCGGCCACGCCTACGCCATCATCGACGAAGTGGACAGCATCCTGATCGACGAAGCCCGCACGCCGCTGATCATTTCCGGCCCGGCCACCGTTTCCACTCATCAATACGACAAATTCAAGCCCGGAGTCTCAAGCCTGGTCAAAAAGCAGAATGCCTACCTGACCGAAATCGCCAACGAAGGCAAGAAACTGATGGACGAAGGCAAAAGCGCTGAAGCCGGACGCCTGCTTTTCAAGGTCAAAACGGGCATGCCACGGAACAAAGTTCTGCTCAAAGCCATGGAAGACCCGGACATGCGCCGGGCCATCGACGACGCGGAGCTGGAGCTCTACCAAGACAGCCGCCGCACCGAGCTCTACAAGCTGAAAGAGGAACTGTATTTTTCGATCGAAGAAAAAAGCAACGAGGCCGATCTGTCGGAAATGGGCCGGACCTTCCTCAACCCGGGAGACCCGGACGCCTTCGTGATGCCCGACCTCATCACGTTGAACCATGACATCGAGCATAATCCGGCGCTGAGCCCCGAGGAAAAGGAAATGGCCAAGCAGGAAGCCCAGTTGAAATACGACGACGCCAACCAGCGCATCCATAATATCGCCCAGTTGTTGCGCGCCTATTGCGTGTTTGAAAAGGACGTCCATTATGTCATCCAGGAGAACAAGGTGCTCATCGTGGATGAATACACCGGACGACTCATGCCGGGACGGCGCTGGAGCGATGGCCTCCACCAGGCCGTGGAAGCCAAGGAAGGCGTCAAAATCGACCGGGAAACCCAGACACTGGCCACGATCACGATCCAGAATTATTTCCGTCTTTATGAAAAGCTGGCCGGCATGACCGGCACTGCGGAAACCGAGGCCAATGAATTCCGCGACATCTACCGGCTCGATGTCCTGGTCATCCCCACCAACCAGCCCTGTGTCCGCGCGGATTCGGACGACCTGATCTTCAAGACGCGCCGCGAGAAATTGGGCGCGCTGATTGACGAGATCAAAAGGCGCCACACCAAGGGCCAGCCCATGCTCGTCGGCACCGCTTCGGTGGAAAGCTCGGAGATCATCTCCCGGATGCTGCGGCGCGAAAACATCCCTCACACCGTACTCAACGCCAAGTTTCACCAGCAGGAGGCCGAGATCGTCGCCCGAGCCGGGCAGCGCGGTTCCGTCACCATCGCCACCAACATGGCGGGCCGCGGCACGGACATCAAATTGGGCGCCGGAATCGCGGACCTGGGAGGGCTGCACGTCATCGGCACGGAACGCCACGAGTCCCGGCGCATCGACCGCCAGTTGCGCGGACGTTGCGCGCGCCAGGGAGACCCCGGTTCTTCCCAGTTCTATATTTCGTTTGAAGACGATCTCATGCGCAACTTCGGGGATTCCCGCCGGATTTCCACCATGATGACGCGCCTGGGCATGGAGGACAACGAGGGACTCGCCCATCCCTGGTTGAATAAAACCGTGGAAAACGCCCAAAAACGCGTCGAGCAGCGGAATTACCAGATCCGGAAACACACCCTGCAGTATGACGACGTGATGAACCAGCAGCGGACGGTCATCTACACATTCCGCACCGACATCCTGACCGCTGAAAACACGCGCCAGGAGGTTTTCGATGTGGTGGATGACGTCGTCCAGCAAGAGACCGCCATGCGGATCGATGGGCCGCAGCCCGACATCGACGGCCTGCTCAAGTGGCTCAACAGCGCCATGCCGCTCGGCCTGAACCGGACAGACATCGATTGGAGCCAACCCGTCGAGAAAACCGTTCTTGCCGTGAAGGAGCGCGTCCGCGCGGCCTATGAGACCAAGGTTAAATTCGAGAACCCCGAGGCTGTCATCTCATTAGAGCGTTACATCATCCTGAATGCCATCGACAGGCTCTGGCAGGAACACCTCTACGCCATGGACGGCCTGCGCACCAGCATCGGCCTGCGCGCCCACGGGCAAAAGGACCCGCTGATCGAATACAAACAGGAAGGCTATGAAATGTTCGCGGAGCTGATGGCGAACATCAAACGGGAAATCGTCAACAACCTGTTCCGTTCCAGTACAAGCCTGACTGCTTTCGAACAATTCCTTCAGGCTCTGCCTCAGAAATTCCTGCATGCCGAAATGCCGGGAATTTCTGGCCTGCTGTCCGGTACAGGCCCTGCACAGGGACCCGTCGAAGACCTCACCGCCGTTCCGAGCGAGGAGCCTGCGGCCGATATCGCGTTGCCCGTTCACCGGGCAGGTCCGAAATTGGGCCGCAATGACCCCTGCCCGCTCGACCCCAAGAAGAAATTCAAAAACTGTTGCGGGGCCACGGGCCAGAAATTTTGCAGCCGGGTGGGATAA